The archaeon CG10_big_fil_rev_8_21_14_0_10_43_11 DNA segment CGGCAAAGCACCCTACTGCTTGCTTGATTACTTTCCAAAAGACTTTCTTGTTGTTATTGATGAAAGCCACCAAACCATTCCGCAAGTGCGGGGCATGTTTAATGGGGATGTTGCGCGAAAAGAATCACTTGTCAGATATGGGTTTCGCCTTCCTTCCGCATTTGACAACCGCCCGCTCAAGTTTAATGAATTTGAAACCTATCTTAAAAACGCCATCTTTGTTTCAGCAACACCCGCAGACTATGAAAAAAAACATAGCAGCAACATTGTTGAACAAATCATCCGCCCAACTGGACTTGTAGACCCCCGTATTGAAACACAACCAATCACCGGACAAATGAACACGCTTCTTTCTGAAATTACTGCTACAACAAAGAAAGGAAACCGCACACTGGTTACCACACTCACCAAGCACTTGGCAGAAGAACTCACCGAATTTTTAAGCACAAAAGGTGTGCGCGTTCGCTACCTGCACTCCGAGATTGACACGCTAGAGCGAAGTGAAATAATCAGACAACTGCGCGCAGGCGACTTTGACGTGCTTGTTGGCATCAACCTGCTTCGAGAAGGCCTTGACATTCCTGAAGTCGCACTTGTTGCCATTCTTGACGCAGACAAACAAGGATTCTTGCGAAACGACACCTCACTTATTCAAACCATTGGCAGAGCTGCACGAAATGCTGAATCAAAAGTCATACTCTTTTGCGACAAGATAACCGACTCGATTAGGTTTGCTATTGCTGAAACAGAACGCAGACGAAACATTCAAACCGCGTACAACAAAAAACACGGCATCACACCAAAAACCATCAAAAAAGAAGTGGGAAAAGAAATTACCACGGTTAAAGACACAAAACACGTGCCAAAAAAAGAAATACCTGCCATTATCTCCCAGCTTGAAATCGACATGCAAGAAGCAGCAGACCAGCTCAATTTCGAGCTTGCCATACAACTGCGCAACCAGATAACACGACTCAAACAACGACTCTCAACAGAGGAGTAACTACAAAACAGCATTATGCAAAGCGTATAATTCAATTACCTATAAGTTTATTAAACATTTTTCTAGAAAGTAGAGAATTGTGCCCACAAAAACAGCTATAGAAGCAAAAAAACGCATACATTTAGTTAATGCGCCAAAATGCAAGATTGATAACCTCACCCAAGAGGAAAAAAGAAATTACTTTGCTACTACGGGAGAAACACAAGCAGGCTGGGACTTTGAAACAACTGAAGAACTTTGGTCTGCCTACTTACAACACAAGCAAAAATATGAGCATGATGTGCTCTCATTTAAAAAAAAAGCGAAAAGAAGAATTAGTTGTTGCATACCACAATCTCAAACATATGCAACAATTAAAAGGACATGCATTTTCATACCTTCCAAAAGGCCATGTAAGCCATGACCTTGAGCGATTACTCAATGATGTCAATGCAGACATTGACCTCGCGCACGCAATCACGCTAAGCACGTACAGGCGGGATAAAAAAGAGCGGGAAAACAGCGGCGTAAGAACAATAGACCAACAAATCATACACGAAGCATTAGCTCTGCCGTGGCTGAAAATAAATCAGTATATCGGGCCAGACTATGTCAAAAGCCAGGTTATTGATGCAGCAGAAACAGGACAATCCCTCTTGCTCTTAGGAGAGCCGGGTAACGGAAAATCTCACTTAGCAAAGAGCCTTGCAGAACTCCTTGCTATATTTGGAGAACCACAACTTGTTGACTTGCTCTGCGAACCAAATCCTGAAGAAGCTGAAGAAAATAAACCGCTCATAACTGCAGTGCCTGTTGGAAGCTTAAAAGAATACAATCATTTTCTTGAAGGAAAAAACGGAGATTTTTTCTTGCAATGGCGCCAAGAACACAAAGATGCGTATCGTTTTTTCCAAATCCTTGCAGGGGTCGCAATTCTTCCCATAGCCTACTTTTCGTATGATACTCTTGTGAACGCATTTGAGCTGGTCAAAGGAACCGCGTTTGCAGGAGGAAAACTGGTTTTTGACGCAGTCGTTGGCGGCCTTGCAACTGCACTAGGGTGGGGTCCGCTGCTTGGCTCACACGGAAAAAAACCGTTCAGTTACTTTTTTTCACAAAAAAACAAGAAACCAAAAAAACTCGTTGACAACAGCGACAAGCTAACACCCCCCTGCCGTGAAGTAACCGGTGCTGAAACATCAGACTTATTTGGATATGTGCGCCACGACCCCTACCAGAGCGGTGGGCTTGGCACGCCTGCGTACAAGCGGGTTGAAGCAGGAGAAATACACAAAGCACACAAAGGCGTGCTCGTCATTGATGAAGCTCGTTCGCTCAACGAACAAATCCTCAACTGGCTGCTTACCGCGTGGGAAGATAAATCATGGCCAATACGAAGTCTTGGCTCATCAGGAAGCAACAGTGCGGCAAGCGTAAGCACTGCACCAGCGCCATGCGATTTTAGGCTTGTCATGGCAACAAACAATCTTGAAGGGATACTCGCAAACCCTGCATTTCGCTCACGACTTCTTGACAAGGCAATACAAGTAATCATGCCTGTATCCCAGAGCATAACCCCAGAAAATCTCAGAGAATATGCGTATTTTCCGCTCTCTGTGTATGAAGATGACCTTAACAATGTGCGAACCACGCTCAAAACGTTGAAAATGGGAAATGAAGAAGAAATAAAAGCAATTCTCGAAGAAACAAGAAGCACACTCTATCCCCACCTGAATAAAAAAGAATGGGTTCTGTTCACGAAAAAAATGTATGAAGAACAAGACCTACAAGATTTAAGCATTGAACGCCAACAACTCGTCAGAACCATGTATGGCGTAAACTACTATGGAGAACTGTCTCTTGACAAACTCTTTGAAGAACACTTCATACCAGACGTAGCGCACAAATACGCAAGAGGACACCTAAGCTACAAGCAAACGGTAGAGAGAATTGTTGATGACCTCTTTATAAAATATCCAAGAAACAATCAAGAACACCGTACAAAAAGAGAAGAAAACATGTTCTCGCTTGTGCAGGATGTTATGTACATCCCCTGGACGCGAGAAGCAGTCATAGAGATGGTTGAATGGCTTAAATCATGGTCCCCCCAAGATGGTCACGTTTCAACACAGCTACGACCGCTCAAAGGGGTTATACGCTCTGCAAGAGACGAATTTTATCAAAGAAAGTTCTACGCGCAACAAGAAGGAAATTACATAACGCATGAACACTTTAGAATTGCAATAGAAAAGAAAAAATCAGTTGAACACAAACACGTAGACAAACTCAATCAGATGATGGAAAACTACAAAGAAATCATGACAAGCGGCTTAAAAAAAGGCCAGGTAAACGCGCTTGCAGTTATACCATCAATCTATCAGGGTTTAGTTTCACCAATCCTCTCCCAAGCAGTTCCAAAAAACGAACATGAAGCGGGAGTAGCCTATATTGGAAGAATACAAAAAGAAAAAGAAGTGAACGAATCCTATCTTGAATTATCTTTAAAACAGGTTGACACAAATCTACTACGCGTCTATAACAAACCACTTGATAAACAAGTACGACTCCAGTTTTATGATTTTAAACAAGCAAGCGACGGGGACAGCGCAACACTAGCGCTCACCATTGCGGGCATGAGTGCGCTCTACAACGCGCGTATCGACCAAAGCATTGGCTTAACCTCATCAATGAATGTTCATGGAGAACTCAAAGAAGTTGGCGGCGTGAAATGGAAAATTGAAGGCGCAATGGAGCGCGGGCTAAAAAAAGTAATTATAAGTGAGAAAAACGCAAAAGATATCATACTTGACAGTTACAAAGGAAAAATTGACATCATCCCCTGCAAGTACATGGAAGAAGCAGCACTTCACCTCTTCCCAAACATCAGCGAAAACGAGATGCTCAGAAGCAGGCTTGAAGAATTACTTGGCGAACGAACAAAACAAGCCGCCAGCTAAACACTTACTCAAGATATGATTCAAGAGGAGGCTTATCATAAAACCTAATCAACAATAGTTAATTATTGTTTTTAATCCTGTCGGAAAAAACCACAACATTTTAAAAGGGATACAACACAGCGTTGTGTCAATTACCTATGAAACTACACATCCTCAATCCTCTTTTAGCGGTTGAAACTCCCCTCACAAGCGCGTTTAGCGGCTTAATTGAAGAAATAGCCTATGATACTCTTGAGATTCCTTTTGAATGCAGAAACGAATTAAGCAAATTCTATGCAAACGGCACGCTTGGCTCTGAGGACAGAAAACTCTATGATAAAGACGCGCTGTTTGCACACTTGAACAAGCACCATGCAGGCAAGAACATTCTGCTTTTTTTGGACGGACCGCTTGTGCAAAGCACGTATGGGGATTATCGCGCAATTAACGGGTTTTACCAGAATGGGCACGCATTAGTCGCAGGCGACATGAGCGAAGAAAAACAACGCGCAACAGGCATTCATGAGCTTGGTCACCACTACGACCTTAAACACCACAGCGATTGCGTGATGCAAACAGGACATCCAAAACCAGAAACGTTTTGCAGTGAGTGTACAGCAACGCTAGAATCACTGGTTGAAGAAACCTGCGCACCACGTGCTGTTTAGCAAAACTCGCACACAGCAGTTTCCTGTTTTTTCGTGTTCACATCACAGCATTTTTGACAGCAAAACTTCAATTCATTTTTAGTTACTGTTTTTGAACCTAGCTTCTTAAGACAGTTTGCGCACAATTCTCCGCGCGATTTTGACGCTTTTTTTGCCATACTGCCCATACACACATTTGGTGCTTAAACACCTTACTCAGCCAAAATTGATAGTACCATTTGAAATAAGAATAAGCAACCATCCCATGAAAATAAGAAGCAGGCCAGCAAGCAAGCGCATGAACGGCTTGTTTAGCTCATGCCACTTTTTAACCTCATACAGTTCTTTTCCAAACGCAACAAGAACAAGAATAACTACAAGCGGAGAGACAAAAATAAGATTATAGAGCACTAAAAGCAGGCCAGCAGTCACGTCAAAGTACTGTGATAAAAGCGTGATAATTGCAAGATACGGCGCGCCCGTGCACGGCAGTTCAACTGCAGCAACAAACGCGCCAAGAATCATAACGCCTGGAATCGAAATGCGCATGGCTCGTTCACGCAATTTTTTTGAAAAACGATGCGGAATGGTAAGTGAAAAACCTTTACCATACCAAAAAAAATCTTTAATCTCAATGAGGCCTGCACCAATAATAAGCATGCCAACCACTATTGAAATATACTCGGTGAGCACGAGCGGAAACACGGTAAACGCGTAGGTAAGACCAAGACCTGCAAGCAAATATACGGTAAAAATTGATGTAATATAAAGCAAACCAAGCAACAGCATTCTTGAAACAGACTGTTTTGCGCTCATAATCACTGAAATCATAAGAATAAGCACGCCAATAGCACACGGGTTTACCGAGTCAATTACTGCAGTGATAAGAACAGTTCCAAGTGTGGGAAGGTACGCTTCAACCGCCACTACTCTCAGCCTCCACTACATCTCCGCGCTCTATTGCGCGCTCGTACGAATCGCATAGGGCATCAGTTGTATTTGTTTGCGCACCAAATTCCACAATAACACAATCCCCTGGCGGCACGTACGCAAATGGCGCAGGAACGTATTCGTCAAACGAGTCAATACGCGTGAGCGTGTACTGCATGTTTGTTGTCATGCCCGCGCGAGCGTCTTGCACGCGAAGCACAAAAATATTAAACACCGCAGGCGTGCCATCACAACCGATTCTCGTATCCATAGTTACAATACCATTAGAAGTGGGCAATAAGAGCGAGTAGTCATCAACACGGCCCCCAATCACTTCAAAAAACTCGCGGAGCGTCACATCACTTATGTTAACAACCACTCCTTCAACGTGCATGCGATTATCCCCATGCACATGAAACACCGACGTGCCAACACGGTTTGATAACCCGCTTGGGTCAATAATATCAACAGGGCTACCACAATTATAAATCTCAAAATCAGCGTGCCAGTGCACAGGTCCACCGGTCTCAGACGTGACGTTCATAAAAAGCGTGCCAACCACAAGATACCCTGAAACCAGAATAAGAGGAACCACAATGCCAAGAAAAAATACTTTTTTCTGCAACTTTGATGGTTTTTTCATGCTCACGGCAAGAATGACAAAAACGCCGGAAACAAAAGAGCCAACCAGTATAACATCCCAAAAGAACCATGCAAGCACGCCAGCCCTCTGCGCATCTTCATGCGCGAACGCGCCAGAAATGAACACGCCAAGGGCTATGAAAATAATCACCCTATGCACCAAACTACTTGCGCGCAACTGCACTACACTCCCCTGTTTGTATACTTCTCCTTGCGCATTATTCAAAAACGTTTCTCTCCCGCCCAGAATCTCATTTGGTGCAGAGAGCAAGACTTTAAAATAGCGAAATTTTTCTAACGTGTTATTCACATGTTTAAAGTTGAATATGAAGTCAAAGAGGACAAACCCCTCATTCACGTGTTCTCACGCGGTGCGGATAAGAAGAAACGCGTAGACATAGTCACTGGCGTTGAACCCTACTTTTTTGTGCTTGCAAAAGACCAAAAAAAAGCGGAAAAACTAGAACACGTAGTGCGCGTTGAAGCAGAAACAAAAAAAACAACCCTTGATGGCCAAGCAGTTGTTAAAGTGGTTTGCAACATTCCCGCGCACGTCAAAGAGTTGCGAAAAAACTTTGAACACACGTTTGAAGCAGACATTCTCTTTACCAATCGCTACGTAATAGACACGTATGACGCGATTGAACAAGACCCGCTTCGCGTGTGCTATCTTGACATTGAAACAAACACCGATAACACGCGGCCAAATATTGAGCAGGCAGACCATGAAGTAACTGCTATCGCGCTTTTTGACTCATTTGACAAGGAGTGCACAATTCTCACCTGGCGCAACGATTTTAAAACAGAACAAGAAAAAAAAACCTACAAATTCGAGATTAACGGCAAAACCATGCGCGTCAAAGCAACCATTGTAAAAGAAGCAACTGAAAAAGACCTGTTTGCAAATCTCATCGCGTATTTCAACCGCGTTGACCCGGATGTTATTACCGGCTGGAACGTGAAGCATTTTGACATTTACTACCTTATCAAACGCATGGAAGCACTTGGACTTGACCCAAACGCGCTCTCCCCTCTTAATTACACAAAAATCCGCGGTGGATTTAGCGGCACAAACCCCGTGATTAAAGGACGCATCATTTTTGACCTGCTTACGGGATATCGCAAGATGGTGATGGGACAAATGAAGTTCTACACCCTTGACCACATTAGCAGCCAGGAACTTAATGCAAAAAAGATTGCCATGCCAAAAACGTGGGGAAACATGTGGCGTGAGAACTTTGACACGTTTATTGAATACAACGCAAAAGACACGTATCTTGTATACGAAATTGATCAGAAGCGAAAAATCATTGACTACTATGATGAAGTGAGGCGCATGGCACACTGCGATTTTGATGACGTGATTATGAGCATGCGCACCTCAGACTCGTTTATTCTTACCTACTGCAAAGACAAGTACGTGTTGCCAACAAAAGCAGGCGTGCAAAAACGAACCAGACTCAAAGGAGCAATCGTACTTGACCCAGTAAAAGGATTGCATGAAAATGTTGCAGTTGTTGACCTCAAATCACTGTACCCAAACATCATTATCAGCTGCAATATCAGCCCTGAAACCATTCTTAACAAAAAAGAGCAGGATTGCGTGACTATTGACCACACCTATTTTTCAAAAACGCGTGCGGGCATTTTTCCAGAAATTCTTGAACACATCTTCAATCGCCGAATTCTAATCCAAAAAGAGCGCGACACGCACAAGAAGGGCAGTGAGGAATATAAACGCTTGGAAGCAAAACAGTACGCAATAAAGATTGTGATGAACAGTTTTTATGGCGTATCAGCAAACCCTCATTTTCGCCTCTACAAAAAAGGCGTGGGCGATGCTATCACAAAAGTTGGCAGAGACACAGTATTGTGGAGCAAGAACATTGCAGAAAAAAACGGTTACACCGTCCTCTACGGGGATACAGACAGTATTTTTGTCACAAAAAAAGACGCGCACAACAGTATAGCAGAAGGCAAAAGCGTTGCAGAAATTCTCAATGCATCATACCAAAAACTGCTTGACCGGTATAACGCGCCAAAAAACATGCTCAGCGTTGAGTTTGAAAAACTCTACTACAAACTCCTCTTATTTCCTGAAACTAAAAAACGCTATGCAGGACTTATCACGTGGTATAAAGGAAAAGACATCCCTCCTGAAATCTCAGTTACCGGTCTTGAAACCGTTCGCTCAGACAGCTCTGAGCTTGCCAAGCAAACCCAGCAACACGTGCTTGAAATGCTTTTTTCAGGCAAAACACGTGAAGACGTAAACGAGTATTTGCGGCACGTGCGCGAACAAATTCGCAAAGGAAACGCGCGCTTTGAAGAAATAGGCATTTCCTCACCGCTCAAAAAACCAATCACCGCATACAAAGTTGACCGCCCCTCAGTTCGCGCAGCAAAATACGCAAACAAACATATGGATGCGAATTTTGATGTTGGTTCGCGCTTTTATGTTATGTATGTTAAAGACGTGCCAGGAAAACCCCCTACTGATGTTATTGCATTCTCAAATGACTGGGACGTGCCCAAAGGAACCGTTGTCAATGTGGATAAACACATTGAAGAAGTGACCGGCGGCAAGATTGAACGCATCTACGACGCTGTTGGCTGGGAAAAAGAAAAACCGCAAAAGAATTTGAACACGTGGTTTT contains these protein-coding regions:
- a CDS encoding excinuclease ABC subunit B (The UvrABC repair system catalyzes the recognition and processing of DNA lesions. The beta-hairpin of the Uvr-B subunit is inserted between the strands, where it probes for the presence of a lesion), encoding MTETFTLKAGFKPEGDQPKAIKQLIDGFKSGKTKQTLLGVTGSGKTFTISNAIQKLNKPTLVIAHNKTLAAQLYQEFKEFFPENKVEYFVSYYDYYQPESYLPASDTYIEKELSINPKIEQMRLSATHSLMTRKDVIIVASVSCIYGLGNPKNYYKLSFNLKTGMKLSRRDFLGKLLDMQYERNDMEFTWGTFRVRGNSVDVHLGHVLRVEFDGDTVKKLSLVDPFNFFEKTVLNDFFLFPAKHFVVDKQDKEDAIKTIRKELERELPKIDDLLIKHRLKKRVEYDLEMIKELGYCNGIENYSRHFDKRKPGKAPYCLLDYFPKDFLVVIDESHQTIPQVRGMFNGDVARKESLVRYGFRLPSAFDNRPLKFNEFETYLKNAIFVSATPADYEKKHSSNIVEQIIRPTGLVDPRIETQPITGQMNTLLSEITATTKKGNRTLVTTLTKHLAEELTEFLSTKGVRVRYLHSEIDTLERSEIIRQLRAGDFDVLVGINLLREGLDIPEVALVAILDADKQGFLRNDTSLIQTIGRAARNAESKVILFCDKITDSIRFAIAETERRRNIQTAYNKKHGITPKTIKKEVGKEITTVKDTKHVPKKEIPAIISQLEIDMQEAADQLNFELAIQLRNQITRLKQRLSTEE